From Leptospira venezuelensis, a single genomic window includes:
- a CDS encoding alginate export family protein yields MNTISKSKFNFVLLLITIIISSSAYSEEDPNKNTKEIIQNPLPSSDPNKTESADPKTKKQEPKYNSPWKGNIPVDHLRTLLVTPEQMKDTQKSDLFWLDNLKLGASLRPRFEARENPDFNKKTDDYSSFVGQNTQLWFLFDPSPYYAIKVTVQDSRLWGGSQTPQNAGNWTYGLSTGAGTTLTPATSTNTNIRNNTDIREAYIVFKKTDKLPVSVFVGRQVFAFGDLKIVGPLNWLHTGFAFDGVRFVHDSQWFRSHVFGTILSNQYDAPYGLTTSNGRSKGSIDQAYFFCAYNTIKFGEEAHLDLYMFEVSKKWIPNPNPTDFDNRLKQRDDLLTTGLRFTNRTNNNLLPAGKIWDWTIESAWQSGMTGDRVKADWDILDQKAANGKNIYTEKVQYDTRLLSLDTGIKINDWIRLGLGYTYASGDPNRSDSKVGTWQSLFPQIAGSFPNWNTMNGQSLMAGFENIKSYSIRANLKTEYGMFIFTIYDTQKANLQDAWYKVSGVPNTGLSTENYSNDKFSYENSRLGRRLFYQYDFTWIHNYTESVSIWMGISLVKAKEAIGNERTNPFASNPDNRYTFDDTSKFFYLMVSASL; encoded by the coding sequence ATGAATACTATCTCGAAATCCAAATTTAACTTTGTACTTCTCTTAATAACTATTATTATTAGTAGTTCTGCTTATTCAGAAGAGGATCCGAATAAGAATACAAAGGAAATAATTCAAAATCCTCTGCCCTCTTCCGATCCGAATAAGACGGAATCTGCTGATCCAAAAACTAAAAAGCAAGAGCCTAAATATAATTCTCCCTGGAAAGGAAATATTCCTGTGGATCATCTCAGAACTCTTTTAGTTACTCCTGAACAAATGAAGGATACTCAAAAGTCGGATCTGTTTTGGTTAGATAATTTGAAATTGGGAGCATCTCTCCGTCCTAGATTTGAAGCTAGGGAGAATCCAGACTTCAATAAGAAGACAGATGATTATAGCTCTTTCGTAGGACAGAACACCCAACTTTGGTTTTTATTCGATCCTTCCCCCTATTATGCGATCAAAGTGACTGTACAAGATAGTAGGCTTTGGGGTGGTAGTCAAACTCCTCAGAATGCAGGTAACTGGACTTACGGTCTCAGTACAGGTGCCGGAACCACTTTGACTCCGGCTACTTCTACAAACACAAATATTAGGAATAATACTGATATTAGAGAAGCTTACATAGTATTCAAAAAAACTGATAAACTACCTGTTTCAGTTTTTGTAGGAAGACAAGTATTTGCTTTCGGAGATTTAAAAATTGTGGGTCCACTAAACTGGCTTCATACCGGTTTTGCTTTTGATGGTGTTAGATTCGTTCATGATTCTCAATGGTTTAGATCACATGTATTCGGAACGATCTTGTCCAATCAATATGATGCTCCATACGGCTTAACCACGAGTAACGGAAGATCTAAAGGTTCGATCGACCAAGCATACTTTTTTTGTGCTTATAATACCATCAAGTTCGGAGAGGAAGCTCATCTGGATCTATATATGTTTGAAGTTTCTAAAAAATGGATACCAAACCCGAATCCGACAGACTTCGACAATCGTTTAAAACAGAGAGATGATCTACTGACTACCGGCCTTAGATTCACCAATAGAACGAATAATAATCTTTTGCCTGCTGGAAAGATTTGGGACTGGACTATTGAATCTGCATGGCAGTCTGGAATGACTGGAGACAGAGTAAAGGCAGACTGGGATATTTTAGACCAAAAGGCGGCTAACGGTAAAAATATTTATACGGAGAAGGTTCAGTATGATACGAGACTTCTCTCTCTGGATACTGGCATTAAGATCAACGATTGGATCCGCTTAGGATTAGGTTATACGTATGCTTCTGGAGATCCGAATAGATCAGATTCTAAGGTAGGAACTTGGCAGAGTTTATTTCCTCAGATCGCCGGTTCATTCCCCAATTGGAACACTATGAACGGGCAATCCCTAATGGCTGGATTTGAAAATATAAAATCTTATTCCATTCGTGCAAATCTCAAAACCGAATATGGAATGTTCATATTTACGATTTACGATACCCAGAAGGCAAATCTGCAAGATGCTTGGTATAAGGTTTCCGGTGTTCCGAATACTGGTTTAAGCACAGAGAATTATTCTAATGATAAGTTCTCCTACGAAAATTCCAGATTGGGAAGAAGGTTATTCTACCAATATGACTTTACCTGGATCCACAATTATACTGAATCAGTTTCTATCTGGATGGGAATTTCTCTCGTAAAAGCTAAAGAAGCAATCGGCAACGAAAGAACAAATCCATTTGCTTCCAATCCAGATAATCGATACACATTCGACGATACTTCTAAATTCTTTTATCTCATGGTCTCCGCCTCCCTATAA
- a CDS encoding TetR/AcrR family transcriptional regulator, giving the protein MTRKVSLLDEERKKEILDAALYCFLQFGYSKTSMDDIAKQANLSRPLLYLKFKSKEDLYEGIFDYTLQGSYEAAEKVLSQNISSKQKLIRICELVLIEPWAKIEGKPKTSEFYETCSKLSPKSTQKYERQIIKFAEQILGDKETAKVFFLALEGLSADLPKTKVLHKRVELLCERFTR; this is encoded by the coding sequence ATGACTCGAAAGGTATCACTTTTAGACGAGGAAAGAAAAAAGGAAATTTTGGACGCTGCCTTATATTGTTTTCTTCAATTCGGGTATTCTAAAACTTCTATGGACGATATTGCCAAACAGGCGAATTTGTCCCGTCCCCTTCTATATTTAAAATTCAAAAGTAAAGAAGATCTGTACGAAGGGATTTTCGATTACACCTTACAAGGCAGTTACGAAGCAGCGGAGAAGGTTTTAAGCCAAAATATTTCTTCCAAACAAAAACTCATCCGCATCTGTGAATTGGTATTGATCGAACCCTGGGCTAAAATAGAAGGAAAGCCAAAGACATCAGAATTTTATGAAACCTGTTCTAAACTATCTCCCAAAAGCACTCAAAAATATGAGCGCCAAATTATCAAATTCGCGGAACAAATATTAGGGGATAAAGAAACTGCAAAAGTGTTTTTCCTGGCCTTAGAAGGACTTTCTGCGGACCTCCCCAAAACGAAAGTATTACATAAAAGAGTCGAATTACTCTGCGAAAGATTTACACGTTAA
- a CDS encoding SpoIIE family protein phosphatase — protein MTKLNFRIPSILHRFVSQKLLIFCLVFSIGNCERASWIAEDSILSLDGEWEFISDNNTNPDFKKGTKITVPFDFRSDNVYKVSKVYQNFDGCISIRHALPEKVRAWMNGQTSVAIDSGHSSDFAEFYLNETSKLGLIGKTGRRDPYLSGQDGRIVSVLPAAAFRPGGENYIYAKICTIPGKPFHWSGPKVSLGLSESIFKKFGLELSVAFLLAAIYISVGLYHLLLAIRRPSDIFNLYFGLYAIFFSIFHLTNNSTAEILFGSHRQLQSKVDQFSLMMFIGSLLLFIARFFQGKHPKFAVYSAALYGIVGILDIFVNQYIRDLLLTIVAGLTVILVVPYISFITGRSAWKGNSDARLLLGGVALIVLGGIHDYAVTNRFINSALIMPFTFLAFILGIAFILANRFVRVHNEVEELNASLEEKVRQRTNDLQKSLSEIKELKHQQDGDYFLTSQLMQPLAGNYGHSDIVRAEILCRQKKRFQFRNWQGELGGDLCAVYSLKLKGRSVLVFFNGDAMGKSMQGAGGALIMGTIFKTIVTRTQNTLEMQDLFPEHWLRRCYHELKSVFVSFDGRMLISMVVGIVDEESGLMYFVNAEHPQVVMYRDGRADFLSENGMLRKVGVEDPEEVFVVQTLQLKQNDVILIGSDGRDDVQLGINEDGNHIINEDERAFLRDVEEAKGELLQIESLIQSRGDIIDDLSLVRISYKEEMTSVADILDDPFQNQQAPDAISEKSNRRRALRNAIEEKDYIYVGSEGQKYLEKYPDDSAVYLWVSYALARLGNYEKAIDFGEVLLMRDPTHSKNLEHLSKLHYKNGNKIRAEALLAASKSKLD, from the coding sequence ATGACCAAACTGAATTTTCGCATTCCATCTATTTTACACAGATTTGTCTCACAAAAACTTCTTATATTCTGCCTAGTTTTTTCTATTGGCAATTGCGAAAGAGCCTCTTGGATCGCAGAAGATTCTATTCTTTCTTTGGATGGAGAATGGGAATTCATCTCTGATAATAATACAAATCCAGATTTTAAAAAAGGAACTAAGATCACTGTTCCATTTGATTTCAGGTCAGACAACGTTTATAAGGTTAGTAAAGTTTACCAAAACTTTGATGGATGTATTTCTATACGTCATGCGCTACCTGAGAAGGTCCGTGCTTGGATGAACGGGCAAACCTCAGTTGCTATCGACTCAGGCCATAGTTCAGACTTTGCAGAATTTTATTTAAACGAAACATCTAAATTGGGTCTGATTGGAAAAACAGGAAGAAGAGATCCATATCTCTCGGGGCAAGATGGTAGGATCGTTTCCGTACTCCCTGCTGCTGCATTTCGTCCAGGCGGAGAAAATTATATCTATGCAAAGATATGCACAATTCCAGGAAAACCATTCCATTGGAGTGGCCCTAAAGTTTCCTTAGGGCTTTCCGAATCTATTTTTAAAAAATTTGGATTAGAGTTGAGTGTAGCATTCTTACTTGCTGCAATTTACATCAGCGTCGGACTTTATCATCTTCTTTTAGCCATCCGGAGACCAAGCGATATATTTAATCTGTATTTCGGATTATACGCAATCTTCTTCTCCATATTCCATCTTACAAATAATTCTACTGCAGAGATTCTTTTTGGATCTCATAGACAATTACAATCCAAAGTAGACCAATTCTCTTTGATGATGTTTATAGGAAGCCTTCTGTTATTCATCGCAAGGTTCTTTCAAGGGAAACATCCTAAATTTGCAGTGTATTCTGCTGCTCTTTATGGAATCGTTGGAATCTTAGATATATTCGTAAATCAGTATATTCGAGATTTATTACTTACAATTGTAGCTGGACTCACAGTAATCTTGGTTGTCCCCTATATTTCTTTCATCACAGGAAGATCTGCCTGGAAAGGTAATTCTGACGCACGACTACTTTTAGGTGGAGTGGCACTCATCGTACTCGGCGGTATCCACGACTACGCGGTAACAAATAGATTTATCAATTCAGCTTTAATTATGCCTTTTACGTTCCTAGCATTTATTCTAGGAATCGCATTCATATTGGCAAACCGTTTCGTTCGCGTCCATAATGAGGTAGAAGAGCTAAATGCAAGTCTTGAAGAGAAGGTACGCCAAAGGACCAATGACCTTCAAAAAAGCCTCAGCGAGATCAAGGAACTCAAGCACCAACAAGATGGAGATTACTTTTTAACTTCTCAGTTGATGCAGCCACTCGCAGGAAACTACGGACATAGCGATATAGTTAGAGCAGAAATACTATGCCGACAAAAGAAAAGATTCCAATTCAGAAATTGGCAGGGCGAATTGGGCGGGGACTTATGCGCAGTATATTCCCTAAAATTAAAAGGTAGATCCGTATTAGTTTTCTTTAATGGAGATGCAATGGGAAAATCCATGCAAGGAGCCGGCGGAGCTCTCATCATGGGAACCATTTTCAAAACCATAGTTACAAGAACACAAAACACCTTAGAGATGCAGGATCTATTTCCAGAACACTGGCTCAGAAGATGTTACCATGAATTAAAAAGTGTTTTCGTTTCCTTTGATGGAAGAATGTTAATCTCCATGGTAGTAGGGATCGTAGATGAAGAATCGGGTTTAATGTATTTCGTAAACGCGGAACATCCTCAAGTGGTAATGTACAGAGATGGAAGAGCAGACTTCTTATCCGAAAATGGAATGTTAAGAAAAGTAGGAGTAGAAGATCCGGAAGAAGTTTTCGTAGTACAAACACTACAGCTTAAACAGAATGACGTCATACTGATCGGCTCCGATGGGAGAGATGATGTACAACTTGGGATCAACGAAGACGGAAATCACATCATCAATGAAGATGAAAGAGCATTTTTAAGAGATGTAGAGGAAGCAAAGGGAGAGCTACTACAAATTGAATCCCTGATCCAATCTAGAGGAGATATCATAGACGATTTGAGCCTTGTAAGAATCTCTTATAAGGAAGAGATGACTTCAGTCGCAGATATTTTAGATGATCCTTTTCAAAATCAGCAGGCACCAGATGCAATTTCTGAAAAATCAAATCGCAGAAGAGCACTCAGAAACGCGATAGAAGAGAAGGATTATATTTACGTTGGTTCCGAAGGACAAAAGTATCTGGAAAAATATCCAGATGATAGCGCTGTTTATCTTTGGGTTTCTTACGCACTTGCAAGACTTGGTAATTACGAGAAGGCAATCGATTTTGGAGAAGTTCTCCTAATGAGAGATCCGACTCATTCCAAAAATTTAGAACATTTAAGTAAATTACATTACAAAAATGGAAACAAAATAAGAGCAGAAGCATTACTAGCAGCATCTAAGTCTAAATTAGATTAA
- a CDS encoding MBL fold metallo-hydrolase, with the protein MKKEHSYRKWLFTVLVLVMGASFFYTCQAMGKKADGERLIRMQSSPQWKDGQFVNPQPLINDFWMALGSMFRQSVDVNPKDPVPVVYVEKSRFSELPESGLRVTWFGHSSSLIELDGVRILTDPIWSDRTSPSSWIGPKRWYPALISLDDLPEIDAVLISHDHYDHMDFGTITKLKDRKILFVVPLGLGANLSYWGVPTEKIVELDWWETKKINGLEIISTPARHASGRYLLDNDEKLWSSYALLGPKHRVYFSGDTGLFPKMKEIGEKYGPFDLTMIETGQYNQAWPDWHIGPEQAVIAHTQLKGKVLLPIHWGLFALASHGWTEPIERVLEKSKELGVTVITPKPGESSEPGLQKDYIAWWPKLPYNSAKEDPILSSQLEESTASGEVIK; encoded by the coding sequence ATGAAGAAGGAACATAGCTATAGAAAGTGGCTCTTCACGGTTCTGGTTTTAGTGATGGGAGCATCATTTTTTTATACCTGCCAAGCAATGGGTAAAAAAGCAGATGGAGAAAGGCTGATCAGAATGCAAAGTTCTCCTCAGTGGAAGGATGGGCAATTCGTAAATCCTCAACCCTTGATCAACGATTTCTGGATGGCATTAGGTTCTATGTTCCGACAAAGTGTGGACGTAAATCCCAAGGATCCTGTTCCAGTTGTTTATGTAGAAAAATCAAGATTTTCTGAATTACCAGAGTCTGGTTTGAGGGTAACTTGGTTTGGACATTCTTCTTCTTTGATCGAATTGGATGGAGTTAGGATCTTAACTGATCCTATTTGGTCGGACAGAACTTCACCTTCTTCATGGATAGGTCCAAAAAGATGGTATCCTGCTTTGATCTCTTTAGATGATCTTCCGGAGATAGACGCTGTATTAATTTCTCACGATCATTATGATCATATGGATTTTGGGACTATTACCAAACTGAAAGATAGAAAAATATTATTTGTAGTTCCGCTTGGTTTAGGAGCGAATCTTTCGTATTGGGGAGTTCCTACTGAAAAAATTGTGGAGTTGGATTGGTGGGAAACAAAAAAGATCAACGGTCTCGAAATAATAAGCACTCCAGCAAGACATGCATCCGGTAGATACCTTCTCGATAATGATGAAAAGCTTTGGTCTAGTTATGCACTTCTTGGACCTAAACATAGAGTTTATTTCTCGGGAGACACAGGTTTATTTCCTAAGATGAAAGAGATTGGAGAAAAATACGGTCCTTTCGATCTGACTATGATAGAAACAGGACAATATAACCAAGCTTGGCCTGACTGGCATATTGGACCGGAGCAAGCAGTAATCGCTCACACTCAGCTCAAAGGAAAAGTGTTACTTCCGATACATTGGGGACTGTTTGCGCTTGCTTCTCATGGATGGACAGAGCCTATCGAAAGAGTTTTAGAAAAATCTAAAGAATTGGGTGTTACGGTGATCACTCCTAAACCTGGAGAAAGTTCGGAACCTGGTTTACAAAAAGATTATATTGCTTGGTGGCCCAAACTTCCGTATAATTCCGCCAAAGAAGACCCGATCTTATCCAGCCAACTGGAAGAAAGCACAGCGAGTGGAGAAGTAATTAAATGA
- a CDS encoding NAD-dependent epimerase/dehydratase family protein, with the protein MKLRVIITGSTGMVGEGVLLECLEDPNVEKILLLNRKPYGINHPKVEEVLHSDFSDISSIKDKLKGYNACFFCSGVSSIGLSEEEFFKLTHTLTLNVASTLASLNPSMSFSYISGAGTDSTEIGKTMWARVKGKTENDLLKLPFAKVYNFRPGYMHPTPGAKNTLSAYKYIGWSFPILRVIFPKRVSTLKQLAVAMIRASENGYSKNTVEVEDILELSKA; encoded by the coding sequence ATGAAATTAAGAGTAATCATCACAGGTTCCACAGGAATGGTGGGTGAAGGTGTCCTATTAGAATGCCTAGAAGATCCCAACGTTGAAAAAATACTTCTTTTAAATAGAAAACCCTACGGTATCAATCATCCGAAAGTTGAGGAAGTCCTACATTCTGACTTTTCAGATATTTCATCGATTAAAGACAAGTTGAAAGGATATAATGCCTGCTTTTTCTGTTCTGGAGTTTCTTCTATCGGATTAAGTGAAGAAGAGTTTTTTAAGCTGACTCATACATTGACATTGAATGTAGCAAGTACCTTGGCTTCTTTGAATCCTAGTATGAGCTTTTCTTATATTTCAGGGGCAGGCACGGATAGCACTGAAATAGGCAAAACAATGTGGGCAAGAGTAAAAGGTAAAACTGAAAATGATCTGTTAAAACTTCCCTTTGCGAAGGTGTATAATTTCCGCCCAGGATATATGCATCCCACTCCAGGAGCAAAAAATACTTTGTCTGCATATAAGTATATTGGTTGGAGTTTTCCTATCCTAAGAGTGATTTTTCCTAAACGTGTTTCTACTTTGAAACAACTTGCAGTTGCGATGATCCGGGCGAGTGAAAACGGTTATAGTAAGAATACTGTAGAAGTGGAAGATATTCTGGAGTTATCTAAGGCTTAG
- a CDS encoding nitrate reductase: MQNLETYQTTCPYCGVGCGLKVEKSGQLDISVSGDPDHPTNRGLLCSKGMNLHYSVMDRTDRLLFPMMREDRFSPLKRTSWDKALDLAAEKFRSYIREFGPDSVGFYVSGQLLTEEYYIINKLTKGFLGTNNIDTNSRLCMSSAVMGYKMAFGEDAVPVGYEDLDLADCFLVAGANPAWCHPIVFRRIEARKRENPNIKLIVIDPRRTESCEHADIHLQIAPGTDIYLFHAIARILIEKDWIDPKFIQDHTEGFEELKTKVFEISVSKAAEICGVSSELIYKTAEYISKANGFISLWAMGLNQSVVGVNKNLALINLSLLTGHIGKPGSGPFSLTGQSNAMGGREVGGLCNLLPAHRDLENPEHRKEVAKFWGVDSISETPGYSATEIFEKLASGRMKAVWIICTNPAVSLPDVRAAESGLRLAEFVVVQDISADSSVIPFADLVLPAAGWAEKKGTMTSSDRSISVLSKILEPPGEAKADSWIIQDFAKRMGFGPSFNYSDEEEIFLEHCRLTEGTKIDILGLDYEEIRKHRVVRWPYPRKGHSDNVRLFGDGRFYRKNEKARIHSVKSEDDSEKPDEDFPLVLTTGRIRDQWHTMTRTGKVRKLREHRPEPFLEIHPDDAYKYDIKDGMVVTISSKRGSVRAKALLTESIKRGVVFLPMHWGRKNGTDIFRSNNLTSSASDPFSKQPGFKISAVRITPYKKPKEKILIVGGGTAAYAFLKQYRDLAPGDDITVMCREENPFYNRVLLPDYIGGEKEFDDLMPTDPEEVKSWNLDLFPNKSVQMIYTEGKKVRDTEGTLYSYNKLVLAMGSSPVWPTKVPPEMLGVFSLRSKSDADRIKGFFVPKSHALIVGGGLLGLELAAALKGVGVQVTVLVRSDRLMSQKLDAVGADILKEEILARGIDLIFECEISKIEGTERVSKVQLTNGNFVEPDGIIFAIGTKPNFEIAVKGGLDCNNGVVVDSFLRSSDPDVYCIGEIAEHKTGTYGNISAVDDQAKIAAQHLFGYAFNEYTGSLHAHILKIPGLELASIRLPDVPMEIPQDKRGEFEEIIFLDRKKRFYKKCIIRNDRLVAAILIGDKSSFSRMKDWVSSGIELGDRRKHLLNDGEIMKPLQGKVVCSCNGVGEGNIREAIQGGERTLEAIGRRTGAGTGCGSCRLEVTTILKNMLKEA; this comes from the coding sequence ATGCAAAATCTAGAAACCTATCAGACCACCTGTCCGTACTGCGGGGTGGGTTGTGGCCTGAAGGTGGAAAAATCTGGGCAACTCGATATTTCTGTGAGCGGGGATCCGGATCATCCTACAAATAGAGGACTACTTTGTTCCAAGGGGATGAATTTGCATTATTCCGTCATGGATAGGACGGATCGGCTTTTGTTCCCCATGATGCGGGAGGATCGTTTCTCTCCATTAAAAAGAACTAGTTGGGACAAGGCGCTCGACTTAGCTGCAGAAAAATTTAGAAGTTATATTCGGGAATTCGGTCCTGACTCGGTTGGATTTTATGTTTCGGGGCAACTTCTAACAGAAGAATATTATATTATAAATAAGTTAACTAAGGGTTTTCTCGGAACAAATAATATAGATACGAATTCTAGACTTTGTATGAGTTCGGCAGTCATGGGATATAAGATGGCATTTGGAGAAGATGCTGTTCCTGTCGGTTACGAGGATTTAGATCTTGCGGATTGTTTTTTAGTCGCAGGAGCAAATCCGGCCTGGTGTCATCCTATCGTATTTAGAAGAATTGAAGCTAGAAAAAGAGAAAATCCAAATATCAAATTGATCGTGATCGATCCTCGTAGGACCGAATCCTGCGAACATGCAGACATTCATTTGCAAATTGCCCCGGGAACGGACATTTATTTATTTCATGCAATTGCAAGAATTCTTATAGAGAAGGACTGGATAGACCCTAAGTTTATCCAGGATCATACGGAAGGGTTCGAAGAATTAAAGACAAAGGTTTTTGAAATTTCCGTTTCTAAAGCGGCGGAGATCTGTGGTGTTTCTTCAGAACTCATTTATAAAACTGCAGAGTATATTTCTAAAGCGAATGGTTTTATTAGTCTCTGGGCTATGGGGCTGAATCAAAGTGTAGTTGGAGTAAATAAAAATTTAGCTCTCATCAATCTTTCTCTTCTTACCGGTCACATAGGAAAACCTGGCTCCGGTCCTTTCTCCTTAACGGGACAATCCAACGCTATGGGTGGAAGAGAAGTAGGCGGGCTTTGTAATCTTCTTCCTGCACATAGAGATCTGGAAAATCCGGAACATAGAAAGGAAGTCGCAAAATTTTGGGGAGTGGATTCTATCTCAGAGACCCCAGGTTATAGCGCGACGGAAATTTTTGAAAAACTTGCTTCTGGAAGAATGAAAGCAGTTTGGATCATCTGCACAAATCCTGCAGTAAGTCTTCCGGATGTAAGAGCTGCTGAGTCAGGCCTTCGTCTCGCTGAGTTTGTAGTCGTTCAGGATATTTCTGCAGATTCAAGTGTGATACCTTTTGCGGACCTTGTTTTGCCTGCTGCAGGTTGGGCGGAGAAGAAGGGGACCATGACAAGCTCTGATCGGAGTATTTCGGTTCTTTCTAAAATTTTGGAACCTCCCGGGGAGGCAAAGGCGGATTCTTGGATCATCCAAGATTTTGCGAAAAGAATGGGATTTGGTCCTTCTTTTAATTACTCTGATGAGGAAGAAATTTTTCTGGAGCACTGCAGATTAACTGAAGGAACTAAGATTGATATATTAGGTTTAGATTATGAAGAAATTCGTAAACATAGAGTTGTAAGATGGCCTTATCCTCGGAAAGGACATTCAGATAATGTAAGGTTATTCGGAGACGGAAGATTTTATAGAAAGAATGAGAAGGCGAGGATCCATTCCGTCAAATCTGAAGATGATTCAGAAAAGCCAGATGAGGATTTTCCTTTGGTTCTTACCACAGGTAGGATCAGAGACCAGTGGCATACTATGACTCGGACTGGTAAGGTGAGAAAATTACGAGAGCATAGGCCTGAACCTTTTTTAGAGATCCATCCGGATGATGCTTATAAATATGATATCAAAGATGGAATGGTTGTAACCATTTCGAGTAAAAGGGGATCTGTTCGGGCAAAGGCACTTCTGACTGAATCAATCAAACGTGGCGTTGTGTTTTTGCCGATGCATTGGGGGAGAAAGAATGGAACAGATATATTCAGATCTAATAATCTTACGAGTTCAGCCTCTGATCCTTTTTCTAAACAGCCTGGTTTTAAAATTTCTGCAGTTCGCATTACTCCTTATAAAAAACCTAAAGAGAAAATTCTCATTGTAGGCGGCGGAACCGCAGCTTACGCATTCTTAAAACAGTATAGGGATCTCGCTCCCGGAGACGATATCACTGTTATGTGTAGGGAGGAAAATCCGTTTTATAATCGTGTGCTTCTTCCTGATTATATTGGAGGAGAGAAGGAATTTGACGATCTAATGCCTACTGATCCGGAGGAAGTCAAATCCTGGAATTTGGATCTCTTCCCAAATAAATCGGTTCAGATGATCTATACGGAAGGGAAGAAGGTCCGTGATACCGAGGGAACATTATATTCTTATAATAAACTTGTGCTTGCTATGGGGAGTTCTCCTGTTTGGCCCACAAAGGTTCCTCCTGAAATGTTGGGTGTATTCAGTTTAAGAAGTAAATCGGATGCAGATCGGATCAAAGGATTTTTTGTTCCGAAATCTCATGCATTGATTGTTGGTGGAGGACTTTTAGGTTTAGAACTTGCTGCCGCTTTAAAAGGAGTAGGCGTGCAGGTGACAGTTCTTGTTCGATCCGATCGTTTGATGTCCCAAAAGCTGGATGCAGTCGGTGCGGATATCTTAAAAGAAGAAATACTCGCCAGAGGAATAGATCTTATATTCGAATGCGAAATTTCTAAAATAGAGGGAACGGAAAGAGTCTCTAAAGTCCAACTCACGAATGGAAATTTTGTAGAGCCGGATGGAATCATTTTTGCAATTGGGACAAAGCCAAATTTTGAGATCGCAGTAAAGGGTGGATTAGATTGTAATAATGGAGTTGTAGTTGATTCTTTCTTACGATCCAGTGATCCTGATGTGTATTGTATAGGAGAAATCGCTGAACATAAGACCGGAACTTATGGGAATATTTCTGCAGTGGATGATCAGGCAAAGATCGCAGCTCAACATCTATTCGGTTATGCGTTTAATGAATACACCGGTTCTCTCCACGCACATATTTTAAAAATCCCTGGATTAGAATTGGCAAGTATTAGGCTTCCGGATGTTCCAATGGAAATTCCTCAGGATAAAAGAGGGGAATTTGAAGAGATCATATTCTTAGATCGCAAAAAACGTTTTTATAAAAAATGTATTATACGGAACGACAGATTGGTAGCCGCCATCTTAATCGGAGACAAATCTTCTTTTAGTAGAATGAAGGACTGGGTTTCTTCCGGGATTGAGTTGGGGGATCGGAGAAAACATTTACTGAATGATGGAGAGATCATGAAACCTCTCCAAGGAAAAGTTGTCTGTTCTTGCAATGGAGTTGGAGAGGGGAATATTAGAGAGGCCATCCAAGGCGGAGAAAGGACCCTCGAGGCAATTGGAAGAAGAACTGGAGCAGGAACAGGATGTGGTAGCTGCCGTTTGGAAGTAACCACGATCCTGAAGAATATGTTAAAAGAGGCTTAA